From the genome of Synergistaceae bacterium:
AGGAAATCGAAACGCGCATCCTTCTGGGCAACACCTATCACCTCCACATGCGCCCCGGGGCGGACCTGATCGCCGAGGCGGGGGGACTGCATCGCTTTATGGGCTGGGATCGTCCCATTCTGACGGACAGCGGCGGTTTTCAGGTTTTTTCTCTGGCGGTGCTCAACAAAATTACCGATGAAGGAGTCCAGTGCCGTTCCCATGTGGACGGTTCTCTGCACAGGATGTCGCCGGAGTGGGCGATGTCGGTTCAGCAAAAACTGGGCAGCGACGTGGCCATGTGTTTCGACCAGTGCACCGCCTGGCCCGTCAGCCGGGAGGAGGCCGCGAAGGCACTGGAGCGCACCACTCTGTGGGCCGGGCGATGCCGGAAGGCCCATGACAGACCCTCTCAGGCCCTCTTCGGCGTCGTTCAGGGCTCGACCTTCGATGACCTGCGGCTCCGGTCGGCGAGGGAACTGATGGAGCTCGACTTTGACGGTTACGCCATCGGAGGCTTGTCGGTGGGAGAGCCCCACGGAGACATGTATCGAATTTTGGACCTCCTGAACCCCGTTCTGCCGCGTCAGAAACCCCGTTACCTGATGGGAGTGGGGTATCCTCCCAATATCGTGGAGGGAATCGCCAGGGGAATCGACATGTTCG
Proteins encoded in this window:
- the tgt gene encoding tRNA guanosine(34) transglycosylase Tgt, coding for MPEDYFMAEGLFPPEKDAAFGFRVLATCPETGARAGELITPHGIVETPVFMPVGTQATVKAMTVRELEEIETRILLGNTYHLHMRPGADLIAEAGGLHRFMGWDRPILTDSGGFQVFSLAVLNKITDEGVQCRSHVDGSLHRMSPEWAMSVQQKLGSDVAMCFDQCTAWPVSREEAAKALERTTLWAGRCRKAHDRPSQALFGVVQGSTFDDLRLRSARELMELDFDGYAIGGLSVGEPHGDMYRILDLLNPVLPRQKPRYLMGVGYPPNIVEGIARGIDMFDCVLPTRNGRNGTLFTSFGRVNIKARKYERDFSPLDPECDCYLCRNFTRAYLRHLHRCGEILSARLCTWHNLRFTIRLARKAREAILAGEFPRFRERFLETFRDGNEREGNERENEK